One Ranitomeya imitator isolate aRanImi1 chromosome 1, aRanImi1.pri, whole genome shotgun sequence DNA window includes the following coding sequences:
- the IDH3B gene encoding isocitrate dehydrogenase [NAD] subunit beta, mitochondrial isoform X1 produces MAALRLMVQAGQRCFPRCRAPLVRTLSSASPALQAVHSQGEAVKSEGAFHVTMIPGDGVGPELMHSLKEVFKAADVPVEFDEYHLSEVQNMASPEKLDEVLTSMRANKVAIKGKIHTPMEYKGELASYEMRLRRKLDLFANVVHVSSLPGYKTRHNNLDLVIIREQTEGEYSSLEHESVSGVIECLKIITRENSNRIAKFAFDYATKKGRSKVTAVHKANIMKLGDGLFLQCCKEVAELYPRIQFETMIIDNCCMQLVQNPYQFDVLVMPNLYGNIIDNLAAGLVGGAGVVPGESYSAENAVFETGARHPFAQAVGRNIANPTAMLLTATNMLRHLNLEHHSNLISDAVKRVIKQGKVRTRDMGGYSTTTDFIKAVIDNLHARHIN; encoded by the exons ATGGCGGCGCTCAGGCTGATGGTACAGGCAGGACAG AGATGCTTCCCCCGGTGCAGAGCTCCGCTCGTCAGAACCTTGTCCTCCGCGTCCCCCGCGCTGCAGGCGGTGCACAGTCAG GGGGAGGCAGTGAAGTCGGAGGGGGCGTTCCATGTCACCATGATCCCAGGAGATGGAGTGGGACCAGAACTCATGCACTCCTTGAAGGAAGTGTTCAAG GCGGCGGACGTCCCGGTGGAATTTGATGAGTATCACTTGAGCGAGGTGCAGAACATGGCGTCTCCGGAGAAGCTGGACGAGGTTCTGACCTCCATGCGGGCGAACAAAGTCGCCATTAAGG GGAAGATCCACACCCCCATGGAGTATAAAGGAGAGCTGGCCTCCTACGAGATGAGGCTCAG GAGGAAGCTGGATCTGTTTGCCAATGTGGTTCATGTGAGCAGTCTGCCCGGGTACAAGACGCGGCACAACAACCTGGACCTGGTGATCATCCGGGAGCAGACGGAGGGCGAGTACAGCTCCCTGGAGCATGAG AGCGTCAGCGGCGTCATCGAGTGTCTGAAGATCATCACTCGCGAGAACTCCAACAGGATCGCCAAGTTCGCCTTTGATTATGCCACCAAGAAAGGTCGTTCCAAGGTTACCGCCGTGCACAAGGCCAATATAAT GAAGTTGGGGGATGGCCTGTTCCTTCAGTGCTGTAAGGAGGTGGCGGAATTATATCCCAGGATCCAGTTTGAGACAATGATCATTGACAACTGCTGCATGCAG CTGGTGCAGAACCCTTACCAGTTCGATGTGCTCGTGATGCCAAACCTGTATGGTAACATCATTGACAACCTGGCGGCGGGGCTGGTCGGTGGAGCCGGCGTGGTCCCGGGGGAGAGTTACAGTGCGGAGAACGCCGTGTTTGAGACA GGCGCCCGTCACCCTTTTGCACAGGCTGTAGGCAGAAACATTGCCAACCCGACTGCCATGCTGCTGACCGCCACCAATATGCTGCGCCACCTCAA CCTCGAGCATCACTCCAATCTGATATCTGACGCCGTGAAGAGGGTGATAAAGCAGGGGAAG GTCCGAACACGCGACATGGGAGGCTACTCCACCACCACCGACTTCATCAAGGCCGTTATAGACAACTTGCATGCTCGCCACATCAACTAG
- the IDH3B gene encoding isocitrate dehydrogenase [NAD] subunit beta, mitochondrial isoform X2, whose protein sequence is MAALRLMVQAGQRCFPRCRAPLVRTLSSASPALQAVHSQGEAVKSEGAFHVTMIPGDGVGPELMHSLKEVFKAADVPVEFDEYHLSEVQNMASPEKLDEVLTSMRANKVAIKGKIHTPMEYKGELASYEMRLRRKLDLFANVVHVSSLPGYKTRHNNLDLVIIREQTEGEYSSLEHESVSGVIECLKIITRENSNRIAKFAFDYATKKGRSKVTAVHKANIMKLGDGLFLQCCKEVAELYPRIQFETMIIDNCCMQLVQNPYQFDVLVMPNLYGNIIDNLAAGLVGGAGVVPGESYSAENAVFETGARHPFAQAVGRNIANPTAMLLTATNMLRHLNLEHHSNLISDAVKRVIKQGKVRTTDMGGYATSLDYTQAVIANLNS, encoded by the exons ATGGCGGCGCTCAGGCTGATGGTACAGGCAGGACAG AGATGCTTCCCCCGGTGCAGAGCTCCGCTCGTCAGAACCTTGTCCTCCGCGTCCCCCGCGCTGCAGGCGGTGCACAGTCAG GGGGAGGCAGTGAAGTCGGAGGGGGCGTTCCATGTCACCATGATCCCAGGAGATGGAGTGGGACCAGAACTCATGCACTCCTTGAAGGAAGTGTTCAAG GCGGCGGACGTCCCGGTGGAATTTGATGAGTATCACTTGAGCGAGGTGCAGAACATGGCGTCTCCGGAGAAGCTGGACGAGGTTCTGACCTCCATGCGGGCGAACAAAGTCGCCATTAAGG GGAAGATCCACACCCCCATGGAGTATAAAGGAGAGCTGGCCTCCTACGAGATGAGGCTCAG GAGGAAGCTGGATCTGTTTGCCAATGTGGTTCATGTGAGCAGTCTGCCCGGGTACAAGACGCGGCACAACAACCTGGACCTGGTGATCATCCGGGAGCAGACGGAGGGCGAGTACAGCTCCCTGGAGCATGAG AGCGTCAGCGGCGTCATCGAGTGTCTGAAGATCATCACTCGCGAGAACTCCAACAGGATCGCCAAGTTCGCCTTTGATTATGCCACCAAGAAAGGTCGTTCCAAGGTTACCGCCGTGCACAAGGCCAATATAAT GAAGTTGGGGGATGGCCTGTTCCTTCAGTGCTGTAAGGAGGTGGCGGAATTATATCCCAGGATCCAGTTTGAGACAATGATCATTGACAACTGCTGCATGCAG CTGGTGCAGAACCCTTACCAGTTCGATGTGCTCGTGATGCCAAACCTGTATGGTAACATCATTGACAACCTGGCGGCGGGGCTGGTCGGTGGAGCCGGCGTGGTCCCGGGGGAGAGTTACAGTGCGGAGAACGCCGTGTTTGAGACA GGCGCCCGTCACCCTTTTGCACAGGCTGTAGGCAGAAACATTGCCAACCCGACTGCCATGCTGCTGACCGCCACCAATATGCTGCGCCACCTCAA CCTCGAGCATCACTCCAATCTGATATCTGACGCCGTGAAGAGGGTGATAAAGCAGGGGAAG